The segment TGAGCTTTCTGAGGAACAAAAAAAATCTCTTAGAAAAATGAATGTTTCCAATCAAAAATTTAGAGTTCATGTTCTTCAAGGAACAACTGGTTCAGGGAAAACAATGGTTTATTTTGAGGCCCTAAAAGCCATTATAAATAAAGGATTTCAGGGATTAATTTTATTACCTGAGATTGGCTTAACAGGTCAATTTGAAAAAAAATTCAAAGAATTCTTTGGTTTCACTCCAGCAGTTTGGCACTCAGGTATTACTAAGAAAAAGAAAGAAATTATTTGGAGTGGAATTACAAATGGAGAAATTAAAGTTGTCATAGGTGCTAGATCATCATTATTTTTACCATTTAAAAAATTAGGATTAATCATTGTTGATGAGGAACATGATCAATCTTACAAACAAGATGAAGGTGTTACCTATAATGCAAGAGATATGGCAATCTCAAGAGCATCATTTGAAAATATCCCTATCAATTTAATAACAGCAGTTCCGTCAATTGAAACTTATGAAAATATTAAAAAGGGTAAATTTACTATCTCAAAATTAGAAAAGCGATATAAAAATGCATCACTACCTAATTATGAAATTATAAATCTCAATGAAACAAAATTAGAAAAACAATCATGGTTATCAAAAAAAATTATTGAAAAAGTAAATTTTCATCTTGATAAAAACGATCAAGTATTATTTTTTTTGAATAGACGAGGATTTTCTCCACACGTACTTTGTAACAAATGCTTCAATAGTTACTCATGTCCCAATTGTTCAATTAATTTAGTTTATCATAAAAAAAAGAATAATTTGTTGTGCCATTATTGTGGTTTTAAATCATCTTTAAAAAGAACTTGCGTAAAAGAGGGTGATTGTGAATTTATTTTTAGCGGTCCTGGTGTTGAAAGAATATCTGAAGAAGTTAAAAAAAATTTTCCATCAAAAAAAATTGAAATTTTTTCTAGTGATACAATGAATAAAAAAAGTTCTAGTGATAAATTAGAAAAAATAATTGATAATGAAGTTCAAATTTTAGTTGGAACTCAGTTAATTTCAAAAGGTTTTCATTTTCCTAGCCTTAATTGTATTGTTGTAGTTGATATTGATCTTTCTTCACAAGGA is part of the Candidatus Pelagibacter sp. HTCC7211 genome and harbors:
- the priA gene encoding replication restart helicase PriA, whose amino-acid sequence is MKVPILLPNIFNHPFTYESNLDLKIGDYVVVPFGKSKITGVVWDEFEKKNNRHFKIKSVLKKLDVVPLKKTTIKFLNWFSEYNIIPKGMALKLVLLSSNAIEKIQKDAYKIFESNIKTNAIELSEEQKKSLRKMNVSNQKFRVHVLQGTTGSGKTMVYFEALKAIINKGFQGLILLPEIGLTGQFEKKFKEFFGFTPAVWHSGITKKKKEIIWSGITNGEIKVVIGARSSLFLPFKKLGLIIVDEEHDQSYKQDEGVTYNARDMAISRASFENIPINLITAVPSIETYENIKKGKFTISKLEKRYKNASLPNYEIINLNETKLEKQSWLSKKIIEKVNFHLDKNDQVLFFLNRRGFSPHVLCNKCFNSYSCPNCSINLVYHKKKNNLLCHYCGFKSSLKRTCVKEGDCEFIFSGPGVERISEEVKKNFPSKKIEIFSSDTMNKKSSSDKLEKIIDNEVQILVGTQLISKGFHFPSLNCIVVVDIDLSSQGHDLRGAEKNLQLYHQLSGRAGRTGKPATVYFQTYNTNTKMISDLTNSNPDIFLDRELDIRRQNNLPPFQRFISLILTGDNEARLEKEAFYFKNFIEKKIKGRVLGPVSAPIFRLKKKFRIRMLIRGSKSLNLQNSIAKIIANYKFSSGIKLSVDVDPINFN